One Rubripirellula amarantea DNA segment encodes these proteins:
- a CDS encoding AP2/ERF family transcription factor — MNANRNIIRLDRETASGGFLVRITRKGKLTSQYFRDEDYGGKRKALAAAKEYRDKIEATKKGYSTKELAKRARANNTSGITGVRLVTEVDPRWPSEPEYKYWVAQWSPSKGVRKTKRFSVDKYGDKEAYRLAVKARNRGVANMDS; from the coding sequence ATGAATGCTAATCGAAACATCATTCGGCTCGACCGAGAAACAGCAAGCGGTGGATTCTTAGTTCGAATCACTCGCAAAGGTAAGCTCACTTCTCAATACTTTCGCGACGAAGACTACGGCGGTAAACGCAAAGCGCTCGCCGCCGCTAAAGAGTACCGTGACAAAATCGAAGCAACCAAGAAGGGATACTCGACCAAAGAACTCGCTAAACGAGCTCGCGCGAACAATACGTCGGGCATCACCGGCGTTCGATTGGTGACGGAAGTTGATCCGCGTTGGCCATCGGAACCCGAGTACAAGTACTGGGTCGCCCAATGGAGTCCCAGCAAGGGCGTGCGAAAAACAAAACGCTTCTCGGTCGATAAATACGGTGACAAGGAAGCCTATCGGTTGGCGGTAAAGGCCCGCAATCGAGGCGTCGCCAACATGGATTCCTAG
- a CDS encoding VWA domain-containing protein produces MITPALADQGANVRIATYEAESSQDRPGERFFAASIQPSAADELMAAVSDAPADVVIVVDTSASQSGAYRTDTQRALRTALSKFGKDVKVRVYAADVRAVDLSGEFTAANDTDEAFRKFARRLPLGNTNMIQVIDTVRGALVAQPQSHTRSVIYIGDGQSIEAVGNEIRFGALVKALRADRISVHSIAIGPTTNIELMAILANQTGGTIGVATSEEATGVAAMASQVAKSATMSPIWLTETTLLPGMKMVQENQLPPLRLDRDSIFVGQVDNQVAQGLDDNATITLVGETSTSTVRITANASLEESHPDFAFLVGLVSQAEANSGLMLPSANSGLLRETARMMAARAEELVKAGQMALKQGNKRGAKAIAEMALQADPTSPQAQILEDASAKRLVMQNDDEFDGIFDDGGGAADPVFGGDAGFDDPMDLDEAAPPVEAAPLEGTIERNPVFPAEPAPMAAPPAAAPQAFNNFAPAVSDDDLVEEAGDLLDRVRGERTAAEGRLRAEVRASIRAAERAMREDPTGVAGSLKSLLANVETAPDIDPQLRQELASTVRSAIQTASRREAEYSERLRNLEQVAQGANASARLLEETFRREATLKTLSQQLNALVDEERYEEADAEVALPFAELAGVTITNDSVEGRHFDYTPLALQTYARDRRYLRIRERNFVDVFSNVLKAFIPFVDEPPVMFPEAEVWKRMSRRRLERYGSIELIGDSGAEKRIAAALNEETTQNFVELPLSDAIQALSETHGIPIVIDNRALDDIGITAEDTVTLSLSNVSLRSFLRLLLRDLELTYMIKDEVMQVTTQEQAEADPVQKVYPVGDLVVPIVQLGGGMGGGGGGMGGGMGGGMGGGGGGMGGGMGGGGMGGGGGGGMFAVPDDATIADKKTSEPASKEAAPEAKKFTKAAVNVKPILIEPSEGQTVDDAWDAFFAENEIETAEQLTVLDARIRSTVRVWSARAEKAQAAGDLDQAVENFKKSNDAISAAMRAGHVQPWMYQALAITLKAIGAPTEEVERALLSAIDFAETPEDVLHVAARLEDIGSYEAALNLCRTVAQMEPYRREPYVMGLRLAQEIDQPEGLMWACEGILSQAWTDNFSSVVEEARLVARAVYAELVEEGKTEQANAFNESLKLAASHDVIVRVSWTGDADIDVAVEEPSGTVCSLENSTSAGGGTLLGDAYPGSTNDKDGTVSETYLCPQGFSGQYRLLVRRVWGNVTTGRVNVEVLTDVGRPSQKFVSRELPLTEKDALVIFEVKDGKRKDEIGNAQLAHLQNAQREMRHQVLAQFGDPVDNEQVLRDLYADVQRLTGGTAGVVDPRLDPRFRRGAVGFRPEITSLPEGAGLSGLAIISADRRYVRISPVPFFSQVGDVTTFNFVTGDEGTGTGGGGGGGFGGAGVGGN; encoded by the coding sequence ATGATCACCCCTGCTCTGGCCGACCAGGGTGCCAATGTACGCATTGCCACCTACGAAGCCGAGTCTTCGCAGGATCGGCCGGGCGAGCGTTTCTTCGCGGCGTCGATTCAGCCGTCTGCGGCTGACGAGCTGATGGCGGCGGTAAGCGATGCCCCGGCGGACGTGGTGATCGTTGTCGATACGTCGGCAAGCCAGTCCGGCGCCTATCGCACAGACACCCAACGTGCTTTGCGAACCGCTTTGAGCAAGTTTGGAAAGGATGTCAAAGTTCGCGTCTATGCCGCCGATGTTCGCGCCGTCGACCTCAGCGGAGAGTTCACCGCTGCCAACGACACGGACGAAGCATTCCGAAAATTTGCTCGCCGTTTGCCGTTAGGCAACACGAACATGATCCAAGTGATCGACACTGTTCGCGGTGCACTTGTGGCTCAACCTCAATCGCACACTCGTTCAGTGATCTACATCGGCGATGGCCAGTCGATTGAAGCAGTCGGCAATGAGATTCGTTTTGGAGCGTTGGTGAAAGCGTTGCGAGCCGATCGAATTAGCGTCCACAGCATCGCGATCGGTCCCACCACCAATATTGAACTGATGGCGATTCTCGCTAACCAGACCGGTGGCACCATCGGAGTCGCGACTAGCGAAGAAGCAACTGGCGTGGCAGCGATGGCTAGCCAAGTTGCCAAGTCTGCAACCATGTCACCCATCTGGTTGACCGAAACAACCTTGTTGCCCGGAATGAAAATGGTTCAGGAGAACCAGCTTCCACCGTTGCGACTCGACCGAGACTCAATCTTTGTCGGTCAAGTCGACAATCAAGTTGCCCAGGGCCTCGACGACAACGCGACGATCACTCTTGTCGGCGAAACCTCTACATCGACGGTACGAATCACAGCCAACGCATCGCTGGAAGAAAGCCATCCTGACTTTGCATTCCTGGTCGGTTTGGTTTCTCAAGCCGAAGCGAACTCAGGCTTGATGTTGCCATCGGCAAACTCGGGGTTGCTGCGAGAAACGGCTCGCATGATGGCCGCCCGCGCTGAAGAGTTGGTCAAAGCAGGCCAGATGGCACTGAAGCAAGGAAATAAACGAGGCGCCAAAGCGATCGCCGAAATGGCATTGCAAGCCGACCCCACCAGCCCCCAGGCCCAAATTCTTGAAGATGCATCGGCCAAGCGATTGGTGATGCAAAACGATGACGAATTTGACGGCATCTTCGATGATGGCGGCGGTGCTGCGGATCCTGTGTTCGGCGGTGACGCCGGCTTCGATGATCCAATGGATCTAGACGAAGCTGCACCTCCAGTCGAGGCGGCTCCCTTAGAAGGAACCATTGAACGCAACCCCGTCTTCCCAGCAGAACCTGCTCCGATGGCCGCGCCGCCTGCAGCGGCTCCCCAAGCGTTCAACAATTTTGCTCCTGCGGTCAGCGATGACGATCTGGTGGAAGAAGCCGGCGACTTGCTTGACCGTGTTCGTGGTGAGCGCACCGCAGCCGAAGGTCGTCTTCGAGCAGAAGTTCGAGCTTCGATTCGCGCGGCCGAGAGAGCCATGCGTGAAGATCCGACGGGTGTCGCAGGTTCGCTTAAGAGCTTGCTAGCCAACGTGGAAACGGCTCCCGATATCGACCCTCAACTGCGTCAAGAGCTTGCCTCGACCGTTCGCTCGGCCATTCAAACCGCGAGCCGACGCGAGGCGGAATACAGCGAGCGACTTCGCAACCTTGAACAGGTTGCTCAAGGTGCAAACGCATCGGCTCGATTGCTAGAAGAAACATTCCGTCGTGAAGCGACGCTAAAGACATTGTCACAACAATTGAACGCCCTGGTGGACGAGGAACGCTACGAAGAAGCGGACGCTGAAGTTGCTCTTCCGTTTGCGGAACTCGCCGGAGTCACGATCACCAACGATTCCGTTGAAGGCCGGCACTTCGACTACACGCCTTTGGCTCTGCAAACCTACGCTCGTGACCGTCGTTACCTGCGAATTCGCGAACGAAACTTTGTCGATGTATTCTCAAACGTGTTGAAGGCGTTCATCCCGTTTGTTGATGAACCACCAGTCATGTTCCCGGAAGCGGAAGTTTGGAAGCGGATGAGCCGTCGCCGATTGGAACGATATGGTTCGATCGAACTGATTGGTGACAGCGGTGCCGAGAAGCGAATCGCAGCCGCATTGAACGAAGAGACAACGCAAAACTTCGTTGAGCTGCCCCTTTCAGATGCGATTCAAGCTCTGAGTGAGACTCATGGTATTCCTATCGTGATCGACAACCGAGCTCTTGATGACATTGGAATCACGGCGGAAGACACGGTGACATTGTCACTCTCAAACGTTTCGCTTCGATCGTTCCTACGTTTGTTGCTGCGTGACCTTGAATTGACCTACATGATCAAAGATGAAGTCATGCAAGTCACCACCCAAGAACAAGCTGAAGCTGATCCCGTCCAAAAGGTTTATCCAGTCGGTGACCTCGTTGTTCCTATCGTCCAACTCGGCGGTGGCATGGGCGGCGGTGGCGGCGGCATGGGTGGCGGTATGGGCGGTGGCATGGGCGGCGGTGGCGGCGGCATGGGCGGCGGCATGGGAGGCGGCGGCATGGGCGGCGGCGGAGGTGGCGGCATGTTTGCTGTCCCTGATGATGCAACCATTGCCGACAAGAAGACTTCCGAGCCAGCTTCGAAGGAAGCAGCCCCAGAAGCAAAGAAATTCACCAAGGCTGCCGTCAACGTCAAACCGATCCTGATCGAGCCTTCGGAAGGTCAGACCGTGGACGATGCTTGGGATGCCTTCTTTGCCGAGAACGAAATTGAAACGGCGGAACAATTGACGGTTCTTGATGCTCGTATTCGATCGACAGTTCGTGTGTGGTCAGCCCGAGCCGAGAAGGCTCAAGCGGCGGGCGACCTCGACCAAGCCGTCGAGAACTTCAAGAAATCTAACGACGCCATTTCGGCGGCGATGCGAGCCGGTCACGTTCAGCCTTGGATGTACCAAGCACTCGCAATCACGCTGAAAGCGATTGGTGCCCCTACCGAAGAAGTCGAACGCGCTTTGCTTTCGGCAATCGACTTCGCCGAGACACCGGAAGACGTTTTGCATGTCGCAGCACGTTTGGAAGACATTGGATCCTACGAGGCGGCACTGAATCTTTGCCGAACAGTTGCTCAAATGGAACCTTATCGTCGCGAGCCTTATGTGATGGGACTTCGCTTGGCGCAAGAAATTGACCAACCCGAAGGACTCATGTGGGCGTGCGAAGGCATTCTTTCACAAGCGTGGACCGACAACTTTTCGTCGGTCGTCGAAGAGGCTCGCTTAGTTGCACGAGCGGTCTATGCTGAACTCGTCGAAGAGGGCAAGACAGAACAAGCTAATGCCTTCAACGAGTCGCTTAAACTCGCAGCGTCGCACGACGTCATCGTGCGAGTCTCATGGACAGGTGACGCTGACATCGACGTCGCAGTGGAAGAACCTTCCGGGACTGTGTGTTCGCTCGAAAACAGCACATCTGCCGGCGGTGGAACCTTGCTTGGCGATGCTTACCCCGGTAGCACCAACGATAAAGACGGAACCGTTTCGGAAACCTATCTTTGCCCTCAAGGATTCAGTGGTCAGTACCGATTGCTAGTACGCCGAGTTTGGGGCAACGTGACGACGGGTCGCGTGAACGTCGAAGTACTGACCGATGTCGGACGTCCGAGCCAAAAGTTTGTCAGCAGAGAATTGCCACTGACGGAAAAAGATGCTTTGGTCATCTTTGAGGTCAAAGACGGCAAGCGAAAAGACGAGATCGGCAACGCTCAACTTGCACACCTGCAAAACGCTCAGCGAGAGATGCGTCATCAAGTGTTGGCGCAATTCGGCGATCCCGTCGATAACGAACAAGTGTTGCGTGATCTATACGCTGATGTTCAACGTCTAACCGGCGGAACAGCTGGCGTTGTTGACCCACGACTTGACCCTCGCTTCCGACGTGGTGCGGTTGGTTTCCGACCCGAAATCACTTCGCTTCCCGAAGGTGCAGGACTTTCTGGACTGGCCATCATTTCAGCGGATCGTCGGTACGTCCGAATCTCGCCTGTGCCGTTCTTCTCGCAGGTCGGTGACGTGACCACGTTCAACTTTGTCACTGGTGATGAAGGAACGGGAACCGGCGGCGGTGGTGGTGGCGGATTTGGTGGTGCTGGTGTAGGTGGAAACTAG
- a CDS encoding DNA-3-methyladenine glycosylase family protein: MSIETLDKQAVASAAKTLARRDPNLAKVLRQHGPPPLWKRPATLSTFVRIILEQQVSLASAKSTFDKFCTACNDNVTPQAIIEVGDAGLRGIGFSRQKARYSLSLAEDVAERRFQIGRLRHLSDEAVRQQITSRLGMGDWTADVFLIMGLLRPDVFPIGDLALVNGIKTIDAVAYADRQAILDRAESWRPYRSVATRMIWQDYLSRRK; the protein is encoded by the coding sequence GTGAGCATCGAAACGCTCGACAAACAGGCGGTAGCTTCCGCAGCCAAAACACTGGCTCGCCGTGATCCCAATTTGGCGAAGGTCCTTCGCCAACACGGACCGCCGCCGTTGTGGAAGCGTCCCGCCACCTTGTCCACGTTTGTACGGATTATCTTAGAACAGCAGGTTTCTTTGGCATCAGCCAAAAGTACGTTCGATAAGTTTTGTACGGCCTGCAATGACAATGTCACGCCCCAGGCCATCATTGAAGTTGGCGACGCAGGTCTGCGCGGTATTGGCTTCAGTCGTCAAAAGGCTCGCTACTCGCTATCGCTCGCCGAAGACGTTGCCGAAAGACGATTTCAAATTGGGCGGCTTCGTCACCTCAGCGACGAAGCCGTGCGACAGCAGATTACGTCGCGGCTTGGCATGGGCGATTGGACCGCCGATGTTTTCTTGATCATGGGCTTGCTCAGGCCCGACGTGTTTCCAATTGGCGACTTAGCACTGGTTAACGGTATCAAGACGATTGACGCCGTAGCCTATGCTGATCGACAGGCCATTCTTGATCGTGCCGAATCGTGGCGACCCTATCGCAGCGTCGCCACGCGAATGATCTGGCAGGACTACTTGAGCCGACGCAAGTAG
- a CDS encoding DUF1501 domain-containing protein, with protein sequence MNPQSQTNLQRQRLDWSRRTFLSNSFAGIGSFALASMMTNQSATAREASHPWPALQGLPHFAPKAKRVVHLCMAGGPSHVESFDPKPELDRIDGQAFPSSFTDGQQLAQLQNAALKARKSFVKFKKWGQSGTEVSELFPEIGAIADEIAVIRSMTTEQINHDTAHAFMNTGSIIKGRPSMGSWVLYGLGAETENLPGYVVMTSQGPGAQPVSARQWSAGSLPSKFQGVAFQSKGKPVHYIGNPDGVCQSTQRQVVDEIQRLNGLLESRYGDGEIATRISQYEMAFQMQSAVPDLADMSNETQETLDMYGVKRPGDGSYASNCLLARRLLQRGVRFVQLYHRGWDHHSDLERNFTIAAGDCDRPSAALVKDLKRLGLLDDTLVIWGGEFGRTPMAQGSGRDHHINAFSLWMAGGGVKPGIVYGSTDELGYNSVENIVSVHDLHATMLHLFGINHNQFTEQFQGLDVKLTGVEPARVVHDIIS encoded by the coding sequence ATGAATCCCCAATCTCAAACGAACCTACAACGTCAACGCCTTGACTGGTCACGTCGAACGTTCCTATCAAATTCGTTCGCAGGAATCGGATCGTTCGCGCTGGCGTCCATGATGACCAACCAATCGGCAACCGCGCGCGAGGCCTCGCATCCGTGGCCCGCGTTGCAAGGACTTCCTCACTTCGCACCGAAGGCAAAACGCGTGGTTCACCTTTGCATGGCGGGTGGACCTTCGCATGTGGAATCCTTTGACCCCAAGCCTGAACTTGATCGCATCGATGGTCAAGCATTCCCCAGTTCGTTCACCGATGGCCAGCAACTTGCTCAGTTGCAGAACGCTGCGCTAAAGGCACGTAAATCATTCGTCAAGTTTAAGAAGTGGGGACAATCAGGAACCGAAGTCTCGGAGCTGTTCCCCGAAATCGGAGCGATTGCTGACGAGATCGCAGTCATTCGCAGCATGACCACCGAGCAGATCAACCATGACACCGCCCACGCGTTCATGAACACCGGCTCGATTATCAAGGGTCGGCCGTCGATGGGTTCGTGGGTCCTGTACGGTCTCGGGGCCGAGACTGAAAATCTACCTGGGTACGTGGTCATGACGTCCCAGGGTCCCGGAGCCCAACCTGTTTCCGCTCGGCAATGGTCAGCCGGATCTTTACCCAGCAAGTTTCAAGGGGTGGCGTTCCAAAGCAAAGGAAAGCCAGTTCACTACATCGGCAACCCAGACGGGGTGTGCCAATCGACCCAAAGACAAGTGGTCGACGAAATTCAACGACTCAACGGTTTACTCGAATCTCGATATGGTGATGGCGAAATCGCGACTCGCATTTCACAGTACGAGATGGCGTTTCAGATGCAGTCGGCCGTTCCAGACCTTGCTGACATGTCCAACGAAACGCAAGAAACGCTTGATATGTACGGTGTCAAACGGCCCGGTGACGGGTCCTATGCATCGAATTGTTTGCTGGCTCGTCGGTTGTTGCAACGCGGCGTTCGCTTCGTCCAACTTTATCATCGCGGTTGGGATCATCACAGCGATTTGGAACGGAACTTCACGATCGCAGCAGGTGATTGTGATCGGCCGAGCGCAGCGCTTGTGAAAGACCTTAAGCGATTAGGACTCTTGGACGACACGCTCGTGATCTGGGGAGGCGAATTCGGGAGAACTCCGATGGCGCAGGGCAGCGGACGCGATCACCACATCAACGCATTCAGCCTTTGGATGGCCGGCGGCGGCGTGAAGCCTGGGATTGTCTACGGCTCCACAGACGAATTGGGATACAACAGCGTCGAAAACATTGTCAGCGTGCATGACTTGCACGCGACGATGCTGCACCTGTTCGGAATCAATCACAATCAGTTTACCGAGCAATTTCAAGGACTTGATGTAAAGCTCACCGGAGTCGAACCTGCTCGAGTGGTTCACGACATCATCAGCTAG
- a CDS encoding PSD1 and planctomycete cytochrome C domain-containing protein, translated as MKLHTGTHWFAVGLSTLFVLASQLQSQLSAEDAAPPTSAHSGDGEMLRLPKTVTFNEHIRPIMSGTCFACHGPDEESNESGLRLDSFELATEESIVPGDAKSSLVYQRLESSDSPMPPVEFRHQLSNYEKALFAKWIDDGAKYEEHWSLTPLDRPAFPSSGLKTSSEQTNPIDHFIIAKCTEAGLSLSDTADKATLLRRLSLDLIGLPPTLEELEDFLLDESDEAYERQVDRLLASPHYGERMAAPWLDIVRFSDTVGYHGDQNARIFPYRDYVIDSLNENKPFDQFTLEQLAGDLLDNPTESQLVATGLIRLNMVTREGGAQPGEYLAKYKADRVRMLGTAWLGSTTGCCECHNHKFDPFSIKDFYSLGAFFDDVQQWGVYSEYEYTPNKDLRGFSNDYPFPPEIRIRSKSLDPEIALLEREADSAISRTIVPSTSFDETIKPWALDLADYLAQYPTGWMPVTPSSIDVQHDTNVHTTDSAVTVSVDPKKTDVITWRYKASEPISIRAIELKVLPDEINGMHVGRANEGRFSVQVSAGLRSSTSEDETPIAIAFAQADRQNPSQYVSGEPPLFLEDVWRSGPARWQLPADETKLPHTAVYHLDQLVSLKPGDELLLRLASDDIGKFEVSFSPLTRYVAGQPCVTDTLSKALRQLQSDATIHASGRDAIIGAYYRQSTATNKQDSRVLAIRDQILKCRSGLACSLVSQPVEPAKIPVARVLPRGNWQDETGEIVTPAFPEFMVAGTRFEKEPGRRLTRKDLAQWLTSDENPLVARHYVNRTWEHFFGVGLSAKLDDLGNQGEWPSHPQLLDWLATEFRESWDMKHIARLIVTSDTYRQVAAKPTNSDSPNLAMIDPHNRLLSQQSARRLEAEIVRDNALSISGLLNREFVGGRSVMPYQPEGYYGNLQFPNREYEPDETFRRYRRGVYMHWQRTFLHPMLVNFDAPSRDECVADRIESNSPQQALTLLNDPTFVEASRAFADRLIREISNGDIDAQTQRAFQIALSRLATDEELQGLRQLYSTQLKHFTESPDDAKQYLSVGVYQSNVGNVDQAHHAALSQVCRVILNLHETITRF; from the coding sequence ATGAAATTGCATACAGGAACGCACTGGTTCGCTGTCGGCCTGAGCACGCTTTTCGTTCTCGCTTCACAACTGCAAAGCCAACTATCTGCCGAAGACGCTGCACCGCCAACGAGTGCTCATAGCGGCGACGGCGAGATGTTAAGACTTCCTAAGACGGTGACCTTCAACGAGCACATCCGGCCGATCATGTCCGGAACCTGCTTCGCGTGCCATGGTCCCGACGAAGAGTCCAATGAAAGTGGGCTGCGACTCGACAGCTTCGAATTAGCAACCGAAGAATCGATCGTTCCGGGCGATGCTAAGTCATCGTTGGTCTACCAGCGACTGGAGAGTTCTGACTCACCCATGCCACCGGTTGAATTCCGCCACCAACTATCGAATTATGAAAAGGCACTGTTCGCAAAATGGATCGACGACGGAGCGAAGTACGAAGAGCATTGGTCGCTAACGCCGTTGGATCGACCTGCCTTTCCATCGTCCGGGCTGAAGACTTCTTCAGAACAAACCAACCCGATTGACCACTTCATCATCGCGAAATGTACCGAAGCGGGATTGTCGCTATCCGATACCGCGGACAAAGCGACACTGCTTCGTCGGCTGAGCCTCGATTTGATTGGCTTGCCGCCTACGTTGGAAGAGCTTGAAGACTTTTTGCTCGATGAATCAGACGAGGCGTATGAACGACAGGTTGACCGCCTTCTTGCTTCGCCGCACTACGGCGAGCGAATGGCAGCACCTTGGTTGGACATCGTTCGTTTCTCTGACACGGTCGGCTACCACGGCGACCAGAACGCTCGGATCTTTCCGTACCGCGATTATGTCATTGACTCGCTCAATGAAAACAAACCCTTCGATCAATTCACGCTTGAACAGTTGGCAGGCGACCTGCTGGACAATCCTACTGAGTCGCAATTGGTGGCCACTGGCCTGATTCGTCTCAACATGGTCACTCGTGAGGGGGGCGCACAACCGGGCGAGTATCTCGCTAAGTACAAAGCTGACCGCGTACGAATGCTAGGCACCGCTTGGCTGGGATCCACCACCGGTTGTTGCGAATGTCACAACCACAAGTTTGATCCGTTCAGCATCAAGGATTTCTATTCACTCGGAGCCTTCTTTGACGACGTGCAGCAATGGGGCGTCTACTCGGAATACGAATACACACCGAACAAAGACCTTCGAGGTTTCTCAAACGACTATCCGTTCCCACCAGAAATTCGTATTCGATCGAAGTCGCTCGATCCAGAGATCGCGCTGCTTGAGCGTGAAGCCGATTCAGCGATCTCTCGAACGATCGTTCCATCAACTTCTTTTGACGAAACCATCAAGCCATGGGCATTGGATCTCGCAGATTACCTTGCCCAGTACCCAACCGGATGGATGCCGGTTACGCCGAGTTCGATCGATGTTCAACACGATACGAACGTGCACACGACCGACTCGGCCGTCACCGTTAGCGTGGACCCGAAGAAGACGGATGTCATAACGTGGCGATACAAAGCTAGTGAGCCGATATCGATTCGCGCTATTGAGCTCAAAGTCCTTCCCGATGAAATCAATGGCATGCACGTCGGCAGGGCGAACGAAGGTCGCTTTTCCGTTCAAGTTTCGGCCGGACTTCGTTCATCCACCAGCGAGGACGAAACTCCGATCGCAATCGCGTTTGCTCAAGCAGACCGCCAAAACCCAAGCCAGTATGTCAGTGGGGAACCTCCACTATTCTTGGAAGATGTTTGGCGATCAGGACCAGCGAGATGGCAGTTGCCCGCCGACGAAACAAAGCTTCCTCATACGGCGGTTTACCACTTGGACCAATTGGTATCCCTGAAGCCGGGCGATGAACTCCTGCTGCGATTGGCATCCGATGACATTGGAAAGTTTGAAGTCTCGTTTTCTCCGCTGACACGATACGTCGCCGGACAACCATGCGTCACCGATACCTTGTCAAAGGCACTACGCCAATTGCAAAGCGATGCGACGATCCACGCTAGTGGGCGAGACGCAATCATCGGTGCGTACTATCGGCAATCAACCGCTACTAACAAGCAAGATTCCCGAGTGCTTGCCATCCGTGACCAAATACTCAAGTGCCGTAGCGGCTTGGCATGCTCACTCGTCTCGCAACCGGTCGAACCAGCGAAAATCCCTGTTGCCCGAGTTCTGCCGCGTGGCAACTGGCAAGATGAGACGGGGGAAATCGTAACACCAGCGTTTCCAGAATTCATGGTCGCGGGAACGCGATTCGAGAAAGAACCTGGACGACGTTTAACGCGAAAAGATCTTGCTCAATGGTTGACGTCAGACGAAAACCCTTTGGTGGCACGTCACTACGTGAATCGCACGTGGGAGCACTTCTTTGGTGTTGGACTATCAGCAAAGCTTGACGATCTGGGCAACCAAGGCGAATGGCCCAGCCATCCCCAGTTGCTTGACTGGCTAGCGACAGAGTTTCGCGAATCGTGGGACATGAAACACATCGCTCGCCTGATCGTCACCAGTGATACGTATCGGCAAGTCGCGGCCAAGCCTACCAATTCAGACAGCCCCAACCTTGCCATGATTGATCCGCACAACCGGCTGCTGTCTCAGCAATCAGCGCGGCGGTTGGAAGCGGAAATCGTTCGTGATAACGCTTTGTCGATCTCAGGACTATTGAATCGAGAGTTCGTGGGTGGACGCAGCGTGATGCCCTATCAGCCCGAGGGCTATTACGGAAACCTTCAATTTCCTAACCGAGAATATGAGCCTGATGAGACGTTTCGTCGTTATCGACGTGGTGTTTACATGCATTGGCAGCGAACGTTTTTGCATCCAATGCTGGTCAACTTTGATGCGCCTTCGCGGGACGAATGCGTCGCTGATCGCATCGAATCCAATAGCCCTCAACAGGCTTTGACGTTGCTGAATGATCCTACATTCGTCGAAGCATCGCGTGCATTTGCCGATCGCCTGATTCGGGAAATCTCCAACGGTGATATCGACGCTCAAACGCAACGAGCATTCCAAATCGCACTTTCGCGGTTGGCAACCGACGAGGAATTGCAGGGGTTGCGGCAATTGTATTCGACGCAGTTGAAGCACTTCACGGAATCCCCCGATGACGCAAAGCAATACCTTAGCGTCGGCGTCTATCAATCTAACGTCGGCAACGTCGACCAAGCTCATCACGCCGCACTATCACAAGTTTGCCGCGTGATCCTAAACCTACACGAAACGATCACTCGATTCTGA